A genomic segment from Lagenorhynchus albirostris chromosome X, mLagAlb1.1, whole genome shotgun sequence encodes:
- the RTL9 gene encoding retrotransposon Gag-like protein 9: MSIPLHSVRFSNVLTEEGVDPQNREMTCSGPMVENRAEVQILHSSVQPMVSSSASDPGGMSTQPMTSPAFDTMAVPLMGAANSGALSPPLMPASDSGTLSPLLMPASDSEALSPLLIPTSDSGVLSPLLMPASDSGTLSPLLSTSEYGLMSPGLMTIPDFGTMSTALMATPDSAEISPLAMPAPSSEAMSTPLMLAPNPGEISPLLMPDVNPGAMSPQPMPAPGSEGMSPLQITDEDTEAMSKVLMTALASGEISSLLMSGTDSEAISSLIMSALTSGATSTQPTSTQDSGEMSTQLMSGPDSGVVSSPLMTAPGSGAMSSLFPSVPDAGEMPTLPKPAPDAEAMSPLVMMALTSGGMPTQPMPAQGSGVMSSRLTQNLDSQIVSSPPMRATASGGMSTSPVRGSDPGARSTPRVRAPASGTVSTLPSTAPVSETMSTLQMTASASGSVSTPQMRAPVSGAMSVSQRRATASGVTAVPQMRASGALSTPRMTATASGSVSTLLMRDTASAVMSVPQMRAMASGALSKPLTASKAAEAMLTQQMTTAASGEISTMLMRDTASGAVSTPQMTDTASAALSTPLMRAPASGDTSTPQMTAAASGTMSMPLMRAPGPGAMPMALMRSTASGKMPSQPMSAQDFGGMSMSLRRSMTSGGMSLLQTQAPASELMSTPKMRAPAFGAVSTPLMRASDPGEMSTLLTRASSSGEMSPALTRPPASGEIATPLRAPAYGAMSTPQKTATASGMMSKPQMRAPVSGEISTSLMRSTASGVMSVPQMTAAASGGVSMPLMRAPASRATSTTQTMPTASGEMCMLSMRAPASGVMSPPLLRAPVSGITSTPLRRPSASEAVSTELMRAPASGKMSTTQTTAVASGGMSKPFIRATASGTMPMPLMSAMASGEMSMPLMKNMASGATSTLQKRVVGSGSTSLPQMTYATSGGMPASPMRASASGATSASLMRASASGMMSMPLLRATASGGMSMPQMAATASGMMSTLEIKAKDSGETSASHINVTASGSKFTPHVTATTPETMNQPPEEVPSFGMLTPALCYLLEEQEAARGSCSVEEEMEVDEEKQMKGFLNDSEKMAFLVSLHLGAAERWSILQMEVGNPLSNEDKSFLSRSQGLYDSLSEIDILSAVLCHPKQGQRSVRQYATDFLLLARHLSWSDAILRTRFLEGLSEAVATKMGRIFLKVAGSLKELIDRSLYTECQLAGEKDFPGCSSQVLPSACKRNNEDAMENELNSQQQTEEHQHVPKRCYYLKEHGDPQEGLHDHLRQSTGHQKAATNK; encoded by the exons ATGTCAATACCCTTACATTCAGTGCGATTCAGCAATGTGCTGACGGAGGAAGGTGTCGACCCCCAAAACAGGGAGATGACCTGCTCTGGACCAATGGTAGAGAACAGAGCAGAGGTCCAAATTCTGCATTCTAGTGTCCAGCCTATGGTCTCAAGTTCAGCGTCAGACCCTGGAGGGATGTCCACACAGCCGATGACATCCCCAGCCTTTGACACCATGGCCGTACCTCTAATGGGAGCAGCAAACTCTGGAGCACTGTCCCCACCGCTAATGCCAGCCTCAGACTCTGGGACACTGTCCCCATTGTTAATGCCAGCTTCAGATTCAGAGGCATTGTCCCCATTGTTGATACCAACCTCAGACTCTGGGGTGCTGTCCCCATTGCTAATGCCAGCCTCAGATTCTGGGACACTGTCCCCATTGCTGTCCACTTCAGAGTATGGATTAATGTCCCCAGGGCTGATGACAATTCCTGACTTTGGAACAATGTCCACAGCACTAATGGCAACACCAGATTCTGCAGAGATATCACCACTGGCAATGCCAGCTCCATCCTCTGAAGCGATGTCCACACCATTGATGCTAGCCCCAAATCCTGGAGAGATCTCCCCACTCCTAATGCCAGACGTGAACCCCGGAGCGATGTCCCCACAGCCAATGCCAGCTCCAGGCTCTGAAGGAATGTCACCATTGCAAATTACAGACGAAGACACTGAAGCCATGTCTAAAGTGCTAATGACTGCCCTGGCCTCTGGAGAGATCTCTTCACTGCTCATGTCAGGCACAGACTCTGAAGCGATCTCCTCACTGATAATGTCAGCCCTAACTTCTGGAGCAACGTCCACCCAGCCAACGAGCACCCAAGACTCTGGGGAAATGTCCACCCAGCTAATGTCAGGCCCAGACTCTGGGGTAGTGTCTTCACCACTTATGACAGCTCCAGGCTCCGGAGCAATGTCCTCACTGTTCCCGTCAGTCCCTGATGCTGGAGAAATGCCCACATTGCCAAAGCCAGCCCCAGACGCTGAAGCGATGTCCCCACTGGTCATGATGGCCCTAACCTCTGGAGGGATGCCCACCCAGCCGATGCCAGCCCAAGGCTCTGGAGTCATGTCCTCACGGTTAACACAAAATCTAGACTCTCAAATTGTGTCTAGTCCGCCAATGAGAGCAACAGCCTCCGGGGGGATGTCCACATCGCCAGTGAGAGGCTCAGACCCTGGAGCAAGGTCGACACCGAGAGTGAGAGCCCCAGCCTCTGGAACAGTGTCCACGCTGCCAAGTACAGCCCCAGTCTCTGAAACAATGTCTACGCTACAGATGACAGCCTCAGCCTCTGGGTCAGTGTCCACACCGCAAATGAgggcgcccgtctctggagcaaTGTCTGTGTCACAGAGGAGAGCCACAGCCTCGGGAGTGACAGCTGTACCACAAATGAGAGCCTCTGGAGCCCTGTCCACCCCACGGATGACAGCCACAGCCTCTGGATCCGTGTCCACACTGTTAATGAGAGACACAGCCTCGGCAGTGATGTCCGTGCCACAGATGAGAGCTATGGCCTCGGGAGCATTGTCCAAGCCACTAACAGCATCCAAAGCCGCAGAAGCAATGCTCACGCAGCAAATGACAACTGCAGCTTCTGGAGAGATCTCCACAATGCTAATGAGAGACACCGCTTCTGGAGCCGTGTCCACGCCACAGATGACAGACACTGCCTCTGCAGCGCTGTCCACACCGCTAATGAGAGCCCCAGCCTCTGGCGACACGTCCACACCACAAATGACAGCCGCAGCCTCTGGAACTATGTCCATGCCTCTAATGAGAGCCCCAGGCCCTGGAGCCATGCCCATGGCGCTAATGAGATCCACAGCCTCTGGAAAGATGCCCAGTCAGCCAATGAGCGCCCAAGACTTTGGGGGGATGTCCATGTCGCTCAGGAGATCCATGACCTCTGGAGGGATGTCCCTACTGCAGACGCAAGCCCCAGCCTCTGAACTGATGTCCACACCAAAAATGAGAGCCCCGGCCTTTGGGGCAGTGTCCACACCACTGATGAGAGCCTCAGACCCTGGAGAGATGTCCACACTGCTCACAAGAGCTTCATCCTCTGGAGAGATGTCGCCAGCACTAACGAGACCCCCAGCTTCTGGAGAGATAGCCACGCCTCTGAGAGCCCCAGCTTATGGAGCAATGTCTACTCCGCAAAAGACAGCCACAGCCTCTGGAATGATGTCCAAGCCACAGATGAGGGCTCCAGTCTCTGGAGAGATATCTACATCGCTAATGAGATCCACAGCCTCTGGAGTGATGTCCGTGCCTCAAATGACAGCCGCGGCCTCTGGAGGGGTGTCCATGCCACTGATGAGAGCCCCAGCCTCCAGGGCAACATCCACAACGCAAACGATGCCCACAGCTTCTGGAGAGATGTGCATGCTATCAATGCGAGCCCCTGCCTCGGGAGTGATGTCCCCGCCATTATTAAGGGCTCCAGTGTCTGGAATTACATCCACACCACTAAGGAGACCCTCAGCCTCTGAAGCTGTGTCCACAGAGTTAATGAGAGCTCCAGCCTCTGGAAAGATGTCCACCACACAAACAACAGCTGTGGCCTCTGGAGGGATGTCCAAGCCATTCATTAGAGCCACGGCCTCTGGAACAATGCCCATGCCATTGATGTCAGCCATGGCTTCTGGAGAGATGTCTATGCCGCTGATGAAAAACATGGCCTCTGGGGCAACGTCCACACTGCAAAAAAGAGTTGTGGGTTCTGGATCTACTTCCTTGCCACAGATGACGTACGCAACCTCTGGAGGGATGCCTGCATCACCTATGAGAGCCTCAGCTTCTGGAGCAACGTCCGCATCGCTCATGAGAGCCTCGGCTTCTGGAATGATGTCCATGCCGCTTCTGAGAGCCACAGCCTCTGGGGGTATGTCCATGCCACAAATGGCGGCCACAGCCTCTGGAATGATGTCCACTCTGGAAATCAAAGCCAAAGACTCTGGGGAAACATCTGCCTCTCACATCAACGTCACAGCCTCTGGATCAAAGTTCACACCACACGTGACTGCCACGACCCCTGAAACAATGAACCAACCACCAGAGGAAGTCCCATCTTTTGGCATGCTGACCCCAGCACTCTGTTACCTCTTAGAAGAACAGGAAGCAGCCCGGGGTTCATGCTCTgtggaggaggagatggaggttGATGAGGAGAAGCAAATGAAGGGATTTTTGAACGATTCAGAGAAAATGGCCTTTCTGGTGTCTCTTCATCTGGGGGCAGCAGAGAGGTGGTCCATCTTGCAGATGGAGGTAGGAAACCCCCTCTCCAATGAAGATAAATCTTTCCTGAGCAGATCCCAGGGCTTATATGACTCCCTATCTGAAATAGACATCCTCAGTGCCGTCCTTTGCCATCCCAAGCAGGGCCAGAGGTCAGTCAGGCAGTATGCCACTGATTTCCTCCTGCTGGCCCGACACTTGTCTTGGTCTGATGCCATTCTGCGGACCAGGTTTCTGGAAGGACTCTCGGAAGCTGTTGCCACTAAAATGGGCCGGATCTTCCTGAAGGTGGCCGGCAGCCTAAAGGAGCTAATAGACAGGTCTCTCTATACCGAGTGCCAACTGGCTGGAGAGAAGGATTTCCCGGGCTGCTCAAGCCAGGTTCTGCCGTCAGCCTGTAAGCGGAATAACGAGGACGCAATGGAGAATGAACTGAACTCTCAGCAGCAGACCGAGGAG CATCAGCATGTCCCCAAACGCTGTTACTACCTGAAAGAGCATGGAGACCCTCAAGAGGGTCTGCACGACCACCTTCGACAGAGCACAGGCCATCAGAAGGCCGCCACTAACAAGTAA